The DNA region ATATGAACCATGCTAACTTCTAGACaggcaaaattaaaaaaagaatttgtagAATGAGTTAAGTAGTTAAATCCAGGAATTATAAATTGTCATAAAAGAAACTTTATGAAGGAAACATAAAGAAACTTCATGAACTGGTCTAGATAGTAAACAATAGGAGTAATATGATACCTGATCTTCCCTTGTTATTGTGTGTTGATCAGCACATAGCTCAGCACAAGTTCCCATGCCACAATCATTATAAACATCCCATAATCCATCCTTTAACATTCCATCAACAAGAGAATCATGTCCTAGCCGAGATCCCTTCCTGCATACAAAtgcaaaatcaaattctcaAATTGTGTCTCAAAGTAAAAGAATGATGAATGAGAGATGCAAACCTTGCTTCTGCCAAGTATTTAGGTGCATTCGACATGCTTTCCATGCCACCAGCCACAACAACATCATTGATGCCCAACTGAATACTCTGTGCAGCAAGCATTGTAGCTGcaacaaaaagcaaaaaaaacaaaacaaaaaaagaaacaaacaaatgtCAACATCCTAGAATACAATGTCATTAAGATTAATGCATATAAAAGACTTCTTTAATGTTACTGTATGCACCTTTCATCCCTGATGCACAAACTTTGTTCACAGTAGTACAGATCACTGAATTAGGAATTCCTGCACCTAGTGCCGCCTGTCTAGCAGGAGCCTGCCCTAGATTTGCACTAAGAACATTGCCAAAGTAAACTTCTTGTACAAGTGATGGATCAACATTTGCTTTCTTAAGAGCAGCTGCAAGTTGACAAAAACAACAATCAGAAACAAATGAGCTAAAATAAATGactgagagaaaaaaaaaagaagatgaaggaAGGCTATCCTCTAACCTTCAATGGTAATTGATCCAAGCTTGGTAGCACACAAGGATGACAAGGAACCAAGAAATCCACCCATGGGTGTACGCGCAACTCCAACAATGCAAACATCTGCATAAAATAAACCAATAAGATTGAAGAAGTCAGCAATCATCTCCGTGCTAAGAatcattttaacataaattaaattgacTTCAACATTCGACTAATCATCGATGAATTATGTAGATCaagcaaaaataaatcaaatacaaCACCTCTAGGTTTTATCGAATCTGATGATGCTGCAGGTGGAGCCATTTGAACTTAACTGAAAATCACCtgcaataataaatatattcgCTTTCAGTGAAACACAATACATATGAGCccttgaaataaaaaatatgaattataataataatatttacctATTCTAAAATTTAGATCAAAAGCATGAAAAACCacttaaaagattaaaaaaaaaaaaaacaaaacaaagacagTGTTActtttctatcaattttttttaaaggcaAACGAAGCACAAACATTTAGTAGTTTagacaatgaaataaaaagaagaagaaataaaaatcagaTCACATCCAAACTAATccgataaattaataataactaaaTCTGAAAATATGAATTCCTAGTTTATATATACagtaaaaaatagaaatgatgaTGTGTTTGTACCAACAAAAGCGTCGATAACTAAGGACCAAACCTCCCTTTGGCAGTCGagaaatgcaaaaaaataaattaacaagaaaacaaaaacagaagtTTTCTCGGCAACCAAACATAAACAAAGGGAAGAGAAAACAGCAGAATCAGAgttgaagaaagaagaatttTGCATTTGCAAAACATTTTATGATCTGGAGACTCTCGTTAGAATAATAAGTATTCAGAAAGGACAACGAGATTCCAATTTACCTGGTTTGTGATATAGATTGCGAGATCAGGTCAGGAGCTAGGCTTGTGAGGGAGAAGGTGAGTTGAAATGGAAATGAAATGAGTAGAGACAAGACAAATATATAGAAAGAACGGGTGAAACTGTGAGCGCACGTGTAACAGGCCTTTGCACACTTACTTATTTGGCCTCTGAAAGAGAATATTTGGTATAAAAGTAATTTTCATTGAcattttagtaattataatcACTGAATTGGAATAGCCAAGCCTGCTAATCTCTTATCTGTGGTTTGTTGTTTGGTCAAATGAATACATTCcaagtttgatgaaattatttttttacccatTTATTAAAATCAGTTGTTGTTTTTGAcatttaaaaagtatatatataatttaatctaaatattcaaaattagtgtaattattattttgaaactatcatagatatattaaaaattttaaaattacctcaaaattttttaaattttcaaaactctctgaaaatttcattaacatttctaacttttaaaaaaattacaattcttCCATAAACATgtgataatacatcattgaaTCCTTATTTATActttactaataatttttattttttaattaaaaaaatataaatcaggcacaaaaaatatttaataaaattttggattatttaataagattttggTAGTAAAGTGTTACTTAGattgatgatttttattttttcaacaaattatttaaaaattaagcagatattttaaaaaaatttaacatacaggtgtaaaatggttttttttccAAACTTGTAGGTAGTTGTGTGCATTTCatctaaccttgggtgggaaatagttatttgaccTCTTTTCCACCAACCTGACGATAGCATCGATGTGGTTAAAGTCCAATTCATGGTGCCTTTCTATTCTACGTACGGGTGGTAGTTGACAAGGTCTAAAATGCACTGCTATAGGCACTTCATCCAACTGCCACCAGTCTCCGTCGCAATACTTATGAGTAAGTGTGGATGTTATAACTAACATTCAGTCCCAggtatttaaaatcaataattcatgATTTTCCAATAATTTTACTAACAGATTCTAGATTTTTTCACCCTCACCGTCGCCACACCATCCATCCACCCACCGCCCACCTGCAACTGAATCACTGATAATTTTCCGACAGAATTTACCGTTCCAAACATACAAATCACATTTAGTTGAATGAATAACCAATTTCTATCATCTAACAACCAATCTCAAACTAAAAATGTGATtcttatgataaaaattaaaaaatctaaatgaaaattaaaaacaaaaagccatataacttattttaaaaatgaacttAACTGAAAAATGGACAAACAGATTTATTTACAAGTTTGGATTTTGATAAGCAAGATATGCACATGTGAAATGAGTTAATAGTGGTCAAAACTCTTTTAcattttagatgattttgataggttttatttttcaactatATCCATATATTTcctaaaattatgattaatgttATATAACCttaattaaagaataattaCGGTACtgagtttaattaatatataatatgattaaggTAATttcgaaaaaaattaaagcatctGCTAATTATATTAGTTGTATAGagtttttagttaattatcgtaattttcgaatttttagatttttatttaaaatcactttaaataattaaaaataaaaccctcCATTTCATTCCAACTCAAAGGAACAGCCGTTGCTCTTTCtgcgtcttcttcttcttcagataCTATCTAAAACATGTGGAGGCTCACACATGTGACCTCTCGCGTGAGCAGGACCAGCACCCGAAATGTCTCTACTAAATCGGTGCGCCAGGTCACTGAACAAGATACGGTAAAACAAATCACCAACATCATTAATCAGAACAATTGGCAACTTCTCCTGTACAACTCAGACATACCCAAAAAGTTGAAGCCGGATGTGGTCCGATCCGTTATTCTTCAGTCCGGGTCCAACCACGACCCGAGACGCCTTCACAGCTTCTTCCATTGGTCCGAACGTCATATGGGTACCCCGTTACATGACTTAGATTTATTGTGTTTTCTTGTTCTTTCTTTGTGCAATTCTAAATTCTACGGATCTGCTAGTGAAGTTATTGAAAGAATGGTAAGGAATACTAATAGTAATAACAAGTCAGTTCGTGATATTTTGAATGCCATTGATGTGTGTTACAGACAGTGTACTGAGTTTAAGTGTAATGGTGTTGTGTTTGACATGTTGATTGATGGGTTCAGGAACGCGGGGTTGTTAAATGAGGCTGTTGATGTGTTTAGTTGTGATAAGATTGTTGAGTTTAGGCCTAGTGTGTTACGTTGTAATGCGTTGTTGAGGGAGTTGTTAAAAGGGAATAAAACGGAGTTGTTGTTTTGGGAGGTCTGTGAGAAAATGAATGAATTGAAGGTGGGTTTTAATGTGTACACTTATACCATGGTGATAAATGCATATTTTAAGGCGAAGAATGTCGAGGAAGCAAAACGCGTGTTTTTGGAAATGGGAGAGAAGGGTTGCGGTCCAAATGTTGTCACTTATAATGTCTTCATTGGTGGGTTGTGTCGAATGGGACAGACTGATGAAGCGGTTGAGAAAAAGAATCGTATGCTCGAGATGGGGTTGGATCCTGATAGTTATACTTATGTTAATCTTATTAATGGGTTTTGCATGGAAAAGAGATTGGGTGATGCAAAGTTGGTTTTGTTGGAGATGATGAGTAAGGGTTTGAAGGCTAATTTGATTGTTTACAATGCTTTGATTGATGGGTTTGTGAAACAAGGTGATGTAGAAGAGGCTTTTAAGTTGAAGGATGAGATGGTTGTTTCCGGTACTCAGATAGATTTGGTCATATATAATACACTGCTTAATGGGGTTTGTAAGGGTGGTAACATGGATAAGGCTAAAGAAGTGATGCATGAGATAAGTCGAATGGGTATTGTACCTGATTCAAGAACTTATACTTTGTTAATAGAAGGGTATTGCAGAGGACGGGATTTAGATAGTGCTTTTGAGTTATTTGatgagatgaagaagaagaacttGGCTCCCACTGTGTTTACTTACAGTGCGATAATCAATGGGCTATGCAATTGTGGAAATCTTCAACAGGTCAATACCGTTTTGGGAGATATGATTACAAGGGGTTTGAAGCCAAATTCTGCAATCTATTCAAATCTTATTTCAGCTTATTCCAAGACAAATAGAATTGAAAAAGCAAGGAAGGTCTTGGAGAGGATGAGGATGAATGGAATTCCACCAGATGTGTTTTGTTACAATTCTATTATACATGGTCTCTGCAAAGCCAAAAGGATGGAAGAAGCAAGGACCTATTTGGTTGAAATGTTAGGGAAAGGATTAAAGCCTAATAATTGTACATATGGATTTTTTATCCATGGATATAGTAAAGTAGGAGAGATGCAAGTAGCAGACCGCTATTTCAATGAGATGCTAGGTCGTGATCTAGAGCCCAATGATGTAATTTACTCTGCCATTATTGATGGGCACTGCAAAGAGGGGAACATAACAGAAGCATTCTCAACATTTAGATGCATACTTGCACGAGGGATTCTTCCTGATGTGCAAACTTATAGCGTGCTCATTAATGGCCTATCAATGAATGGAAAAATGCCAGAAGCCCTGGGATTATTCTCAGAACTTTTAGAGAAGGGGTTGGCTCCAGATATTTACACTTTCAATTCCCTCATCATTGGTTTTTGCAAACAAGGTGATCTCAGTAGGGCCTTTCAACTTCATGATGTGATGTGCATGAAAGGCACTGACCCAAACATAGTTACTTATAATGTATTGCTCGATGCATTATGCAAGGCAGGTGATGCTGAGAAAGGTAAGAACTTGTTTTATAGCATCTCAGAAAAAGGATTGAACCCCAACAGTGTAACATTTGCTATTATGATAGATGGTTTCTGCAAAACTGGGAATGTGAATGAAGCATTCCGGTTATTGGATGAGATGCCGAAAATGGGTGTCCAACCAGATAGTTTTGTCTACAATGCCCTTCTCACTGGGTGCTATAAAGAAGAGAACCTAGAGAGAACATTGGAATTGTTTCAGGACATGTTGGAGAAGGGCTTGGCCACCACTCTTTCTTTCAACACTTTAATTGAGGGCTTGTGTAAGAGAAACAAACTTAAGGAAGCCCATAAAATGTTGGAAGCAATGTTAGAAAGGCAAGTCATACCTAATCATGTCACCTATACCACTCTCATTGATCAGCATTGCAAGGTTCAAGATATGGAGAAAGCTAAACAACTCTTAGTGGAGATGCAGGAAAAGAATCTGACGCCAGCAGCTGCTACTTACACATCACTGTTAAGTGGTTACAATAGAATGGGGAATAGATCTGAGGTTTTTGCTCTGTTTGAAGAGATGCTAGGGAAGGGAATTGAGCCTGAGAAAATCACCTATTATGTAATGATTGATGCTCACTGTAAAGAAGGTAATCTAATGGAAGCCTTGATGTTGAGGGATTTGATTCTGGAAAAGGGTATGTGTTTATCTTTGTGGGCATACAGAGTTCTCATAACCACCCTGTGTGGAAAAGAGGAATTTTCTAAAGCTTTGAGGTTGCTTGATGAAATGGGAGAAAGTGGACATAGGCTTGATTATGCCTTATGTCGGTCTATAGCTCTCCAATTCCAAAAAGAAGGCGAAATGGACAAAACTGC from Mangifera indica cultivar Alphonso chromosome 8, CATAS_Mindica_2.1, whole genome shotgun sequence includes:
- the LOC123223129 gene encoding pentatricopeptide repeat-containing protein At5g61990, mitochondrial-like; the encoded protein is MWRLTHVTSRVSRTSTRNVSTKSVRQVTEQDTVKQITNIINQNNWQLLLYNSDIPKKLKPDVVRSVILQSGSNHDPRRLHSFFHWSERHMGTPLHDLDLLCFLVLSLCNSKFYGSASEVIERMVRNTNSNNKSVRDILNAIDVCYRQCTEFKCNGVVFDMLIDGFRNAGLLNEAVDVFSCDKIVEFRPSVLRCNALLRELLKGNKTELLFWEVCEKMNELKVGFNVYTYTMVINAYFKAKNVEEAKRVFLEMGEKGCGPNVVTYNVFIGGLCRMGQTDEAVEKKNRMLEMGLDPDSYTYVNLINGFCMEKRLGDAKLVLLEMMSKGLKANLIVYNALIDGFVKQGDVEEAFKLKDEMVVSGTQIDLVIYNTLLNGVCKGGNMDKAKEVMHEISRMGIVPDSRTYTLLIEGYCRGRDLDSAFELFDEMKKKNLAPTVFTYSAIINGLCNCGNLQQVNTVLGDMITRGLKPNSAIYSNLISAYSKTNRIEKARKVLERMRMNGIPPDVFCYNSIIHGLCKAKRMEEARTYLVEMLGKGLKPNNCTYGFFIHGYSKVGEMQVADRYFNEMLGRDLEPNDVIYSAIIDGHCKEGNITEAFSTFRCILARGILPDVQTYSVLINGLSMNGKMPEALGLFSELLEKGLAPDIYTFNSLIIGFCKQGDLSRAFQLHDVMCMKGTDPNIVTYNVLLDALCKAGDAEKGKNLFYSISEKGLNPNSVTFAIMIDGFCKTGNVNEAFRLLDEMPKMGVQPDSFVYNALLTGCYKEENLERTLELFQDMLEKGLATTLSFNTLIEGLCKRNKLKEAHKMLEAMLERQVIPNHVTYTTLIDQHCKVQDMEKAKQLLVEMQEKNLTPAAATYTSLLSGYNRMGNRSEVFALFEEMLGKGIEPEKITYYVMIDAHCKEGNLMEALMLRDLILEKGMCLSLWAYRVLITTLCGKEEFSKALRLLDEMGESGHRLDYALCRSIALQFQKEGEMDKTAKVFKCMSRFGWVSNSIRMADLISGNTSDRHLEDSNHLIKQMA